The DNA sequence AAATACTCTCTCCTTCACAGTCCCTTGCCCCCCCAGTGAACTGTGGACACGGCTGTACCCCATGCAGAATGGGATGCAGGTGCTCAGGGTCTCCTGGAGCGTAATTGTCTGCTGTGAGGTGGAGTACCTGGCGGAGACAAGCAGTAGCCAGCAGGGCAACGAAGATACGAGCTCTGTGATGAGATCATATTGGACAAATGGCAGAGTATTTGAGTTCCCCCTGTCCTGCAACTCCCGTTACACAGTGACAGTGCAGAGCAGGAACTTGGCAGGAACCAGCACCCCCTCAACGGCGGTCAATGGGACAACAGGTACTGGGACAAAATGTGCCAATTATGAGTAAATGTAGAGAGACTGATTAGACAAAACTAGCAAAGGGTTCACACAAAACTGGGAGCTGCTGCACTTTGTAACAGAAATacccaaaaacacattttggaGTATGCTGGAAGTTTACAAACTTGCTTCTACAAAAAACTATGCAGCAGCCAAAAAACTTGCCTCAGGACAACGGAGTATATATCTAAAATGCATTCAATAGTGATTATAAGGTGAAATAATTTAGGGAACAATTAAGTTTACAGTTTTGTGGTGTTCTTTCAGCCCCCTGTCCCCCACTGGGAATCACATACAGCATCAAAAATGGATCAGCCATGCTCTCCTGGAAAGCGTCAGTACTGGCCACAGAGTACGCTGTGTATGAGCTAAAAGGTGCAGCGCTGTTGTTAGTGTGTAACACAGTTCAGCTGCAGTGCAACGTGACAGGTGCCAATCGTAGTGCGATTGAGATGACGGCCATCAACGCCGCTGGTCAGAGCAATCCCAGTACGAACATCCAAGGTAAGAAGGACAATACAGattaaaaggcaaaaaaaaaaaacaactcaatTTAagatatgttttaaaaatactaACATCTTTGATCACCACCCCAACCCCCATCATAAATCTCACCATTTCATTTTCAGCATCATCCTCTGATGTGCAGATTTCATCTAACTCAGATTTCCGTTCTAACAGATATAACACAGTACCGTATTCGAAGAGGGCTGAAAGGGACAAATTCTTTTTATGAAGATGAGACAGGTAACAGCAAAGGCCTATTCTATGTTTAATAAGACCATGCattgtaatgaaatgtaattaatttatactgaaaaaaatcataatgaATGCAATGAACTGTACTCCCAACTCATTCCTAaaaacttttttcttttccccatCAGATGTATCTATTCCAGTGCTGAAGATTGGAAATGTCACTAGCAATTCCCTGTATGCAGAATGGAATTCAGTAGAGGGTGCTACTAGCTACAGCCTTGTGGTCAGACAGCAGTCCAGTAAACAGCATTCTGTAGAGCTGTCTGTATATGGTTTTAACTCTACAGTGACAGACCTGAAACCTGCCACCAGATACTGCATCTCTGTGTATGCCAAAAAATCAATAAGCACAAGCCCCTATTCTACACCAATCTGTGTAAAAACTGGAGTTCAGATCTAAGGGTTTGTTTCAGCATGTCAGACTAGTCAACGTGGggacaaataaaaaatgtcaacTGTAAAGAGCAGCTTCATAGCATTAGATAAAAGCACCTAATGCAAGCAAGTCTTAGGAAATAACAACTTTTCTTGAAAATCATGTAGCAATTAATGTTTAAATTGAAAACCAAACCATCTTGGACACTTCTTTGATTTAAATGTGGTGGAGTGTGATGAAGAACAATtgctaatttaaaataaatcaaaccAACAAACTTCCAAgattacaaaaataaacaaacactaTATAAAATGTATTCTTACTTCCATTGTTTAAATTAGGTTTAAATTACATATTTAGGTGAAGTGCAATTTGACCATGTTTCATTTCttgtttaattttattcattcatcTTTACCCCCTTGGTTGAAGTACAGTCTCAAACTGCCATGAGTGATTCAGAGACTAAAGAGATCAGATCAAAATAAGGGTAGAGGTAATGACTCAGCTGATGGGTGTCAGACACACTATTGTTTTTCACTGGCATTGATGATCTTTCCCAGTTTCATGTCTCAATTGCAGTTGAAATGTTTAAGTTGTGTTTTGAACTAAATAATGGTATAAACCAAAAAATAGTGTTGTATCACTTAAGGTAAACAACGTatgagaaaaatgaggaaataacCGGTTAACCATAAAAAGTGTTTTAAGGATTCAACATTTTaggtttattattaaatatctcatgcatccatcaatccatcgaTCCATCATCTACCCACTGATCACGTATAATTTACAGCTCAcaggggagctgggggggagcaTTTTTATCAGACTCTGGCACACTTGAAAAAAGTTTAGTTTTAGGTTAGTGGTTCTAAGACCTGTTTCTGTGAGTTGGTTACTGGTATATTTGAGCATTTCTACTAATTATTACCTGCAACGGACACCATGCTCTGTTAGGACCACGGCTAAGAGCTGTGTATCGTCCCCAATCCTGTTAGTGTTAGGCCATAGTACACACAACAAGGGTTTGGTCcatgatttttaaataatcttaATTCTTAATACCTCAGCAAAGAAAAATGAGTAAGAACGAATAATAATATTTGGTCCTTTTAACATCCCCCGATGGCCTTTTCCCACACAAAATAACAGTttcaataattcataaaaactAAACATTCCAAATGGATAAATTATATGCCTTACCTCAGTATGTCGTACGACCCGGGAAATTATCGCCGTTTCTGCTTCATatttgaaattaaaatgcatttttcgaCGGAGATGTGAGAGAATAAAGTGACCTACCGGGAGTTTTGCGCGCCGTTTTTGAGCTACGGTTCAAACTATAGCGGCTCAAATGGGCATGTCTGTTATTTCCCTTAAGTTTCCGTAAAACGTGGAAACAATACTAATTTAAAACTTGCGAGGTGAAAACCTTACCTCTTTTTTCGTTTTGCACCGAGGACGTAAAATCTAATGGCTCGTTTATAATTCAGGGGCGGATTTCGAGTAGGACTTTTAGAATTTTAATCGACTTTTCGccattttctaatttatttcaaaatacTTACTGAGCTGTAGCGCCACATTTGTCAGGTCGAGCATTTATCTCGTTGATAACCAAGCGAAGACAAATCGAAGGACCGGTGCGAAACACGTAAAAACATCAAAAACTGGGGGGAAAAGTTGAATAATCAACAGAAATGTTTAGATTATTATAAATAGGGTGATGCATTTTCTTTGCAAAAAACGACAGCGGGGCATTACCCGGAGAGACTTCAAAACAACGCAAAATATGCAAACACGGTATTCTGACCGCAAAAACCGAACGCCACGCGAAGAAAAGCGAAATCCCGGTCATTTTAGTTAAGGAATGACGACTGCGTCGGACACACGTAcagggttgtcaactttggtcagctggctggagtgagattttcaattcgagacaagtgtgcacacacatgcaaacgcGTTTAAAAAGGGATAACTACTCGATGGGATGCTGAGACCGTACATTCCTGAACGACAGGCCACATTTAAACAATCAGTCCAACTATAGTATGAAATGAGTGATGAAACCCCCAGCCCTGAACAAGTGAGACAATAGTGCTCTCTACTGAACCACACTATTCTTGCTCTGGAAATCCCAAGTAAAACTGAATCAGTTCAACTAGGTAATTAGATAATCTGTAAATATGCAGACTGTCTGTCTAGGACTGGGGAGAACTGACATGAAATGAGGAGCTTGAATTGTAGAATGCTTAGTTTAGGTGATCTCATCCAACAACGGAGCACCACCGCTAAGCCAGCCTAAACCCAGGATTATTGCATTAAAAATACAACGTAACTACCAATGCCCCCTTTCTTAAAAGtcttttattatatatataaaaaatggcAAAGCAATCAACCAAACACAGCACAACATCGGTCAACTTAGCGTCTTGTACATTTCAACATGTTGTGGGGTCCTTCCAGAGAGTTTTAAAACATTCTCAGATGTTTATTTACAAAATTTTCCATAGCTTTTTAGAAAAGAAAATAGAATTAATGAAAAAAGGCTCATCTCTACTGTGAGAATTCTACTTAAGCAACCAAGGACTGGATGGGGAGCGTCAGTGTATATCCgtgcaagattttttttttcctggaacaAATGACATACTACATGAGCAAATTAAACCAGACGGATAAATTAAGTGGATTTTTCTCTGCTATCCTGCTTCCCATCAACCTGTTCTGCACTCGGACTTCTATTCCGGTGCTTGCTGTCACTGGTGTTGCTTAGTTCTCGGCGGTGAGTGCGCTCCTTGCTCCGGCTACGCTTGTTAGACCTCTCCCTGCTCCGGCTGCTCTTGTGAGACCTCTCCCTGCTCCGGCTGCTCTTGTTAGACCTCTCCCTACTCTGGCTACCCTTGTTAGATCGCTCCCTGCTACGGCTACGTTTGTGAGACTGCTCCCTGCTACAGCTGCCCTTGTTAGACCGTTCTCTGCTCCGGCTGCTCTTGTGAGATCGCTCTCTGCTCCGGCTGTGCTCTCTTTTCTTGGCCTTGTCCTCACTGTCTATTCTACCCCTGCTCTGGCTACGTTTGCGGGACCTTTCACTCCTGCCCTTTCTTTCCCTACTCTTACTCCGGCTAGGCTTCCTCACTGTGCGCTCCTCCCTGTGCCTTTCATCATGCTTCCTGTCTTCTGGCTCTCCTTTGGACCGTCTCTCTTttgatctctctctctcgctggcCCTGTCCTTCCTCCTGGCTCGGTCGTTCTCCACCTCCCGCTCTCGATCTTTACGGTCAATCTTCCGATCGCGGCTGCCACTACGGCTTCGCTTGCGGTCTTTGCTCCGGCTTCGCTGCCGATCCAAGGGCCGGTCAAGGCTTCGAGAGCGCCGCCGGTCCTTGTCCACCCTCTCCCTCCGGTCACGGTCTTGATCTCTTTCTGCACGGTCCCGATCCTTGTCCTTGCCTTCCCTCTCCTTCCGTTGTCGGTCTCGCTCCCTGTCCAGCTCACGGTCAAAGCTGGCGCCACGTCTGTCTCGGTGACGGCTCTGACTCCGTGATCTATTAGGTGACCTCCGAGGACTCGGGGTCCTCCTGGGACTCCTACAGTGAATTCAAAATGGAACAGTGCCTGAAATCCTCTCCCCAAAATACTTGTGCAAAACAGGAAATCTGACACAGACCTCTATGTGGAAAGCATGGTGGAATAGAGGCTCACCTGGAGCGCCGGCGCTCAGGCTGCCATGTTGTTTCCTGTGCAGTGTCCTGGTGGCCTTCATTCTCAGGAGCTTTCCTGGGTCGGCTCTTCATCTGCTGGTCAATCGCCTTCTGAACAGGCACAGGGATGCGTGGGAAAAGGGTGGAGAACCATTCTAGCTTGGTGAGGAAGGAACGCAGCATTTCGCCGATCGTCATGACGCAACCTCCCCCGGCTTTCACGTCCAGCTCCTGCAAAACACAGCACCAGGCTTGTCACAAGAAATTCAATCACCCATGTCACACTGTCTCATCTCCAAACAATAAACAGACTCAAATCCACTCCCAAAACTACCTTCCATGAACTCAtccggtaaaaaaaaaaaaaaaaaaaaaaaaaaagtctaactTGTGATGACCAAGTACCAAATATTCACCTCTGTTTTCATCAAGCTTAATATTGATAAAATAATTTTAGGATTACACAAATAATTGGTTCCCATCAGACTATATTGCATTGCAGGCTCCACAGAAACAGAACACTGTTATTTGACAATAGCAAACCAACTGCCTTTGTGTGAAGTTATGATCACTTTAAAAAGCAACTCCCAAACagctgttaaaaaaataaaaatatataaaatgtcaaTATCGCAAAATGTCCGCTAGGACATTTGTGGGTTCGGGGCATGTTAGTAAGCTATTGTAAGGAGTAAACCTACAGTGCAAGCAAACGCGACCATGAAGTTTTGCACCAGCTACCAAGAAACCATAGCTATATGGTAAAACAGTTGcttgcactcacacacacaaaccaactGTGCTGAGATACAATATCCAATTCACCTGCAGCACAAGGGAGATCTAAAGAAGAAAACACTGAGATTAGCCAATTGGAAGGTGGAAAATGTGCaacatcaaaaagaaaaagaatgagCCTCACTGTGCATTTCTGGATGTGACTCAGCATACCCGTGCTATAAGTCGAATCTCATTTAATGAAGTTTAGCTTACAGTGCGTagtatttatggaaaaattGCTCTTGATATCCTCATAATATTTTCTATAAGAATATCATGCCTTTTTGTAATGTGTAgctatatttttgtttcatttacaCTTACCCTGACAAGGCCGCAACAGTGGATCAATTTAACTATTTCAGTGCCAGAGGAATGAAGGGACAATTTAAGCCAAATGAAGTCAAAGGTGAAAATCAGCCATATGCATCACAAGGCAGGGTACTGGAAGTAGACTACAAACATGAATTATGTTTtagaaaaaaatcaagaaaaagAAGAATTACCCTTGCTGACATACCTCCTCATCATCAAGGAACGGGTCAAACCAATCCACAAGGTCTGTGGGaggctgtgtgtatctgttaCATGATTTCACAGAGACAAACCATGTTAGATACCCAATACTTCCATTATATTTGAATACATTACATAGAACAGTGTGAAATTACAACATACAtccaaacagtttttttttaatttgtgaaGTTAAATGAAAGTTGATGCAAACCTTATATACATGAAGCCTAGGGCTCTGATGTAGGGAGAGTCAGTATGTGTGATGAGTCCCATCACCTGCTTACGAGTCAGCTTCAGCGTGAACAGTTTGTACAGCAGGCAGAAGGCAGTGGAGACTATGCCACCAGTTCCAACACCACGGACCTTTAACAAAAAGAAGAATTCAAATTCTAGAGAATAATACCGGTCAGAATTACaacctagaaaaaaaaaaaacataccgaCACAAAACCACAGCTTTACCACGATGGAATGGCAGAAGACAAATGGAAGAATGCGTGCAGGACGATGAAAAGCACGTACTTCTACTTACCCCTCCACACATGCCAGTCTGACCCGCCGTTTTCCTGCTGCCTTTCTCCCACGGTTCGGCATGAGTCACCTGCAAGTCACGCATGCAGAACACGCACTTAACGGTGACACAGATCACCCAGGCACTCTGTTTTGTTCCGCACAGAGGACAATACGATGATCTAACCTACAATATCAATCACATATAGAACACAAAACACGCCACCGGCACAACTTTATCAACTTACGTCGGTACGTTAAGAAACGCTGTTAGGACCCAGCTAAGGTAATCCTCATCTTTAAATGACATTTAGCATTCAGTccgtagaaaaaaaacaacactggttaaccattaaataaataaatcgtcTGTATGGTTGCCCATCTGGGTATTAGAATGGCGTAATACATCGTCCGGGGTGTACTACACAAACGAGTTCAGGACACTAGGCCACCAAACCAGTAGCTATCTTGATAAATGGTTATGCaaccaatgtttttaaatttctCCCAGGTAACTTGCAACCTTGTCTAACAAAATAAGGACGATCAACCaggctattaaaaaaaaaaaaaaccggcGTGTACAGATACAACACATAAATCTGCTGACATTTAGCCAACCACCGACATAGCCGAGTACGGCCATTTCAGCGTTAGCCGCTTAGTTAGCATGCTAGCCGGTCGTCACTTGAAACAGTTGAAAACCACAAAAATCGTTACCCAATGCGCCAGGAAGTTAGTCTATTATCACCACTAAGTGAATATTTCACAGTAAATTAAAATAAGGTTAGCCGGCTACCCACCTACCTTGAAGTAGATCTCGTCCACAACCTCGTGGTACGTTTTCAGCTCATAGAGCTGGACCTTGAAATACGGCGACGACAGTATGTTGGTCAGAATCATCGGATTCAGGTTCATCGTCTTCTCGTTGCCCCAGAGAGGCAGCACATTGCCGTGCTTCCCCGAGCCAACGGGCTTGGCCACGACCTGCTGTTGTTGCTGATTCCCGGCCACCGCGTTGGCCATGTTGAAACGGCCCAGCTGGGTTTCAATAAGGTAACCTAGCTAGCTGACGATTTCCCGCAGTTTTACTCCATTAAAAATTCTCAAATACCACCCTGTCTGTAATTCGTTTCAGTTAATAAGCACGAAAACCGATACGTAGAATTTATCAATTCCAGAAGCGTTGGGTTAAAATTACTACAAATCACTACCCGTTCTGTACAATCAGgggctttttttccccctacaaCGACAGAAAACAAGATGGCTAACTGTGCTGCCGGGAAAAAAAAAGCGGAAAAGACGATTAGCGTCGTGCGAAAGCTCAACCAATAGGACGCAGAGACCGTTCTTAAAGGGACAGGCCACCATGAGCTGCCCCGGACACCGCGTCGAAATCTGCCCGGTCCCATGCCGTTAACTTGCCAGGATGCGCAGAAATAGCATGTCCAAATACAGTCCAACCAGCAAGTAAGCAGCGATGTCCGCACTGTACAGCGTTGCAAACCTTATTGTTTAGGTATCAAGACAGGTGAAATCCCTGTTGATTTTACTCCAACTAAAATGTCTGCAATTTATGCCTAGTCGACTCCTCGAAAGCCGTATGTCTGTATTTTGCTGCTTGCCTCATCTGTACGTCTTTTTGGATGAAAGCATGGTAaagcatgttaaatgttaaaggaAAAAGCCACACATTTTCTTTAAGATTTTAATTGACTCAACGTTGTACATATGCAAGTGTGTGATATGTGCATTACAATGAAAATTCatatgaagattttttttccgaTTTTGAAACTGATACAAGCCTTATAATACAAATGGCAAACTATTAACACTGTAAGATTACCACCCTAACCATTATAACAAATGGACTACAGACAgttattacaaaaataaaaatctgttaaagGTAAAAGTAATTTCACAAATAGAATAAAAAGTGGGCCAGTTGCGTAAACACTTTGTATACAAACTGCTGGCATCCGATGCCGGATGCCTTGTTCCCTGCACTGCCTGGGATACGCTCCAGGCTCACATCCCTATAGGGGATAGGAAGTTACGGAAGATGGAGAAATGTACACAGAAGTaatgattttataaataaacataGTCTGGAGTGGTGAAATTTTAATGTGCACGAATAAAGTAAGAACCAGTCAGTTTACCAAACGCAATAGCAGGTCTAAATTGAGAGGTGCTGGATTGGCTGAGAGGAAGGTTTAAATCTCACAAGATTTAAGCCTATATAAACATTTCCATTCCAAAAGGCTTCAGAATGAGGGTTTTCTATGGGGGAACCTAGTGCAAAAGTAATGGCACTTAATGGGTGAGCTCATTCTTTGTACTGGACATCCTCCAAGCCGAAGGGATAGAGGCTTCTGCTTTGCAATGCATCTCGTCATCATTTGTGGCCTGATGGGGAAGCATTACATTCACTCCATTAAGCAATTTGTAGGCAGTAGAAGACATGCCTGCAACTCAATACACGAATTAGCACAGTGGCATACAGCATTGACAAGGGCTCTGACCTCATTTAAACTACCTTGAgcacaaaatgtttttaaaaatgttgtgACACTTTTTAAAACACCATATACGTATCTGACGGACagaataatattatatattgaaCTAACCTCCAACATTGAGACTACATCCCATAATCACCCATTTTACTGTTAATGACAGgatgattttattattattattatttttttttagaaaaatgcAAATATCATCAGCTCAATAGTCAACTGGGCTTGAGCAGTCTGCAAGTCTGGTTCTACTTCCTCTAAAATCCAACATCACAATGTTGCCACGTCGCACAATGTAACaacactttttttcccccccccccttctgcttTTACTGTAATTTTGACTTCAAACTCTGTTTATACCCATCAATTAAGGGACATAACATTCCCTTAATACATTAACATTTGAGGCTTTCAGCCTAACAAGACCTACAATTTTTACAGTATTTCAACTTGTTGTTTGGACCCCTTAAGATACTAGTCGTGACACTAAGTAGATTTTGTTCCTTATCAGAACGATAGAGCTTCGGTTTTGGTGACCAAACCAGGATCAAAAACCTATGAATGTCAAGATGATTCCACCACTACTTTCAAATTTCTTGTTcagtattttatataaaaaagcaAGTCAGAGATTATTAGAACACagtattcaccccccccccccatttctagGAAATATTATACAAAGCTGTGGTCCTCATAAATGCATTTCGGACCTTGTAGGAATCTTTGAAACCGGTGTGCAGCATGACACCGCAGTTTAAGGTGTGTCCCACGATGCCAGCTGGCTGACCATTCCTGTTCGCCCTTCCCGATTGCACTCAGGTTTTAGGTCCAACTGGGATGTTTTGGCAGCAGGGGGTGCCATTTCCATCAGTTTTCAGGCCATCACGTTTGCCGACATTCTAAGTAGGTTGAGGTAGGGCACCGGCAAAGAGAAACAAGGCACGACCATCGCCTTTACTCAGACCTTCCCCAGCACGGGAGTTGGAGGTAGCTTTTCTGGTGGGCTACCGCTTTATCACAACCTGCTCATACGCTCCAGCACCAACCCTGAAGCACAAAAACCAGCATCATtctatatgtactgtataatatagGCAAAACACAGCTAAACAGTACAGTGAAGTAATCTGAGGAACTTTATGAAATGtgcaataaaataattttttatacTGATTGTGTAAGATTTGAAAAGTTCAATTTCAGTTTCCACACATTCTACAAAATTCTGGGCAGTATCATGCTCGACAAACGTCTGGTTAAAGTCGTCTTCTGGCACATTGGAGGGAGGATCTCACATACACACCTGGTATGATGGCTCCCAAAAGCAGTGCTTCCTCCTGGGCCAACAAACAAGCGGAGACCTTCCTCTGAGGAGGACAAACACACAGTCCAATAAAAATTAACCAAGGTCTGGGGAAAATACAAAATCCTGTATATTCCTTCATAGCAGGAAGAACTGGTTGCTAGGCAATTTGAAAACATGCAAGTGTATACAGAGGTGTTTTCTGCAGTGTGGGAGGTCTGAACTTCAGAAGGTtcctcatttttatttaatttttcaagGTTTAAGGAATGAAGGGTGTTGCTGTTAACGTTTACCTTTTCATTATATGCAGTGTTGATTGATAATTTCTGCACCCGGCATGTCAACAGAATTGAGTTCAGAGTCAAGTGTGGGcgagaaaaaaaattgagaatGTGGTGGATGTATGATGCCTACAGAGAGCTCTGTTGTCAATGCTTAACTTAGTCACCCCCTTATGTCCACATCCTACATAACTAGTCCATTACTgacagaggcggacatttcagctccagaaagtccagaccaatattttgtttcaacaaaccagttgagtactctgtgactgactctttttactcaactggttggttgaaacaaaaccctggtgtggatttttactttctggacctgaaaagTCCACCTCTGATTACTGAGCCGGTCACTCTGGCTGTGtcccagtgcccccccctcctgtcCAAACACACATACCTTCAGCACTGGAGTCCAGAAAGTCATGGCTGAAATCCTGGCTCTGCAGTATTTTTTCCACAATGTCGTCTGCGTCCACCCTGGTGGCGTCAACCCGCTTTAGTTGGGACTCCATGGAATCCTGTTTCATGGGATGCCTGAGAAGATGCAGTCAAAGGCTGTAGGGATGTCCGTGCCATGTCACACCGCTAGTCTGTTGTACAGATGTGCTACCACTTTTCAGCAAGATATTCAGGATCCGCTTGGCAGTCGCTAACTGCAGCTA is a window from the Paramormyrops kingsleyae isolate MSU_618 chromosome 21, PKINGS_0.4, whole genome shotgun sequence genome containing:
- the LOC111841024 gene encoding uncharacterized protein isoform X2, with translation MANAVAGNQQQQQVVAKPVGSGKHGNVLPLWGNEKTMNLNPMILTNILSSPYFKVQLYELKTYHEVVDEIYFKVTHAEPWEKGSRKTAGQTGMCGGVRGVGTGGIVSTAFCLLYKLFTLKLTRKQVMGLITHTDSPYIRALGFMYIRYTQPPTDLVDWFDPFLDDEEELDVKAGGGCVMTIGEMLRSFLTKLEWFSTLFPRIPVPVQKAIDQQMKSRPRKAPENEGHQDTAQETTWQPERRRSRSPRRTPSPRRSPNRSRSQSRHRDRRGASFDRELDRERDRQRKEREGKDKDRDRAERDQDRDRRERVDKDRRRSRSLDRPLDRQRSRSKDRKRSRSGSRDRKIDRKDREREVENDRARRKDRASERERSKERRSKGEPEDRKHDERHREERTVRKPSRSKSRERKGRSERSRKRSQSRGRIDSEDKAKKREHSRSRERSHKSSRSRERSNKGSCSREQSHKRSRSRERSNKGSQSRERSNKSSRSRERSHKSSRSRERSNKRSRSKERTHRRELSNTSDSKHRNRSPSAEQVDGKQDSREKST
- the LOC111841024 gene encoding uncharacterized protein isoform X1, with the protein product MANAVAGNQQQQQVVAKPVGSGKHGNVLPLWGNEKTMNLNPMILTNILSSPYFKVQLYELKTYHEVVDEIYFKVTHAEPWEKGSRKTAGQTGMCGGVRGVGTGGIVSTAFCLLYKLFTLKLTRKQVMGLITHTDSPYIRALGFMYIRYTQPPTDLVDWFDPFLDDEEISLVLQELDVKAGGGCVMTIGEMLRSFLTKLEWFSTLFPRIPVPVQKAIDQQMKSRPRKAPENEGHQDTAQETTWQPERRRSRSPRRTPSPRRSPNRSRSQSRHRDRRGASFDRELDRERDRQRKEREGKDKDRDRAERDQDRDRRERVDKDRRRSRSLDRPLDRQRSRSKDRKRSRSGSRDRKIDRKDREREVENDRARRKDRASERERSKERRSKGEPEDRKHDERHREERTVRKPSRSKSRERKGRSERSRKRSQSRGRIDSEDKAKKREHSRSRERSHKSSRSRERSNKGSCSREQSHKRSRSRERSNKGSQSRERSNKSSRSRERSHKSSRSRERSNKRSRSKERTHRRELSNTSDSKHRNRSPSAEQVDGKQDSREKST
- the LOC111841024 gene encoding uncharacterized protein isoform X3 — its product is MCGGVRGVGTGGIVSTAFCLLYKLFTLKLTRKQVMGLITHTDSPYIRALGFMYIRYTQPPTDLVDWFDPFLDDEEISLVLQELDVKAGGGCVMTIGEMLRSFLTKLEWFSTLFPRIPVPVQKAIDQQMKSRPRKAPENEGHQDTAQETTWQPERRRSRSPRRTPSPRRSPNRSRSQSRHRDRRGASFDRELDRERDRQRKEREGKDKDRDRAERDQDRDRRERVDKDRRRSRSLDRPLDRQRSRSKDRKRSRSGSRDRKIDRKDREREVENDRARRKDRASERERSKERRSKGEPEDRKHDERHREERTVRKPSRSKSRERKGRSERSRKRSQSRGRIDSEDKAKKREHSRSRERSHKSSRSRERSNKGSCSREQSHKRSRSRERSNKGSQSRERSNKSSRSRERSHKSSRSRERSNKRSRSKERTHRRELSNTSDSKHRNRSPSAEQVDGKQDSREKST